One window of the Anoplolepis gracilipes chromosome 9, ASM4749672v1, whole genome shotgun sequence genome contains the following:
- the L(3)80fg gene encoding dnaJ homolog subfamily C member 16 gives MLLIDFLMTHASTSKRQFHQHVTWNNNISLLMRYAFLLLSLLVILQSTPSAVVAGDSLGDPYKILGVSKHATLQDIRKAYKHLVKEWHPDKTDHPMAEDKFVEITKAYELLTDPERRRKFDNHGITEENISRQRRDNSHFNVLDPFEELFSNNFKFHYQTRDITLFHKMSITYRSFENVIIPKTYRTPYLILFYSDWCFSCLQVEPTWRRLIDELEPLGLGLATAHAKKEPTLARRLGIHSLPCLVVTLDGRTSVYKESLFSIQKIVEFVRSRLPYKLISTISNTNVENFLSGWTDNRIRALIFEKRDFIRLRYLLMSFYYRDRVAFGFVQVGISETENITSKYKISGELDTLLLFNENSEKPMASISMKDISSETMHNVIANNKFLVLPRLSNQAMLDSICPPEWLRPQKRLCAVLISQQNSPLHDMARHKFRQVALESSYSTDRVRYAYVFKDTQSEFVSALAAGEGSPLEPLLHIVIIWRRDANHLKYEWLPHGWVEAAQDDRIWNETRRHLEKTIQKLLRSTEALPYAAVVGELADEHAQGTVDRLIGRALLAVDYISDNLTKEQILPLISVLATLMLIGAAGYGMSYLVKLEEASVQAERTQCKDNAKSIPSQPQLRLHELRAEKYNGLVRLLKPGCRTIILLVDAQSRLKLLPAFHKAVWPYRKNKTLMFAHMSLEKGLDWYKKLLSLTLSEQKDLNINAKNCVGTVLSLNGHRKYFCMYHAKHPECTKGKGSKRIEKMTKQLSRTPEDPEAGAFIGFESSESDLSQDEGGNNVLYQDNLLDGLPMWLDRLFEGLTHRYYINYWPEFTAK, from the exons ATgttattgattgattttttaatgacTCACGCGTCGACGAGCAAACGACAATTCCATCAGCACGTTACATGGAACAATAATATCTCTCTATTAATGAGATACGCATTCTTGCTGCTAAGCCTTCTTGTAATTCTCCAATCAACACCGTCGGCTGTTGTCGCGGGTGATTCCTTAGGAGACCCGTACAAGATATTAGGCGTGTCAAAACATGCGACTCTGCAGGACATTCGAAAGGCATACAAGCACCTCGTCAAGGAATG GCATCCAGACAAAACCGATCATCCAATGGCTGAGGATAAATTTGTAGAAATAACAAAAGCATATGAA CTTTTAACAGATCCGGAAAGAAGGAGGAAATTTGATAATCATGGGATtacagaagaaaatatttctagacAAAGAAGGGACAATAGTCACTTTAATGTTCTTGATCCatttgaagaattatttagcaataattttaagttCCATTATCAAACTAGAGACATCACGCTGTTCCACAAAATGAGTATCACATATCg ATCGTTCGAGAATGTGATAATACCTAAAACTTACCGTACaccatatttaattttattttattccgaTTGGTGCTTCTCATGTTTGCAAGTGGAGCCCACTTGGAGACGATTAATTGACGAGTTGGAACCTCTGGGACTTGGTTTAGCTACAGCGCACGCCAAAAAGGAACCTACCTTAGCAAGAAGACTCGGAATTCACTCGCTTCCATGTCTCGTTGTTACTCTAGATGGACGTACTAGCGTCTACAAAGAATCTTTATTTAGTATTCAGAAAATTGTTG AATTTGTACGAAGTAGACTaccatataaattaataagtacaATTAGTAATACTAATGTAGAAAATTTCCTATCGGGATGGACGGATAACAGAATTCGCGCattgatatttgaaaagaGAGACTTTATTCGTTTGCGGTATTTACTGATGTCTTTTTACTATAGAGATCGAGTAGCCTTCGGTTTTGTCCAg GTTGGTATATCTGAAACTGAGAACATAACGTCGAAATACAAAATCTCGGGAGAATTAGATACTTTATTACTTTTCAATGAGAACTCTGAGAAGCCTATGGCTTCCATTAGTATGAAAGACATTTCTAGTGAAACCATGCATAATGTTATTGCCAATAATAAGTTTCTCGTATTGCCAAGACTTTCAAATCAAGCAATGCTAGATTCTATATGCCCGCCCGAATGGTTGAGGCCGCAAAAGCGTCTATGCGCCGTTTTAATATCACAACAAAATAGTCCTCTGCATGATATGGCCAGGCACAAATTTAGACAAGTTGCGTTAGAGTCTTCTTACAg CACGGATCGCGTTAGGTACGCGTACGTGTTCAAGGATACCCAATCTGAATTTGTATCAGCACTAGCAGCTGGGGAAGGTAGCCCACTGGAACCTTTATTACATATCGTCATCATCTGGAGACGAGATgctaatcatttaaaatacgAATGGCTTCCTCACGGATGGGTTGAAGCCGCTCAAGATGATCGTATATGGAACGAGACGCGTAGACATTTAGAAAAAACCATACAAAAGTTGTTACGCTCCACTGAAGCTTTACCTTACGCTGCTGTCGTAGGAGAACTAGCAGATGAACATGCACAG GGTACTGTAGACAGACTGATAGGAAGGGCGTTATTAGCTGTAGATTATATATCTGATAATCTGACAAAAGAACAAATTCTACCTTTGATATCAGTACTAGCAACTCTCATGCTAATTGGAGCTGCAGGGTATGGAATGTCATATCTAGT CAAGCTAGAAGAAGCAAGTGTTCAAGCTGAACGTACCCAATGCAAAGATAATGCTAAGTCAATTCCATCGCAACCGCAATTACGATTACATGAATTACGTGCCGAGAAATATAATGGATTGGTTCGACTTTTAAAACCAGGCTGCAGAACTATTATTCTGCTAGTTGATGCTCAAAGTCGATTAAAGTTATTGCCAGCTTTCCATAAAGCTGTGTGGCCTTACAG AAAGAATAAAACGCTGATGTTCGCACATATGTCATTAGAGAAGGGTCTTGATTGGTACAAGAAACTATTGTCACTCACTTTATCCGAGCAGAAGGATTTGAACATAAATGCCAAGAACTGTGTAGGCACTGTCCTATCTTTGAATGGACATCGAAAGTATTTCTGCATGTATCATGCTAAACATCCAGAATGTACCAAGGGTAAAGGTTCTAAG CGTATTGAAAAGATGACCAAACAACTTAGCCGAACACCGGAAGATCCGGAAGCTGGCGCTTTTATTGGTTTCGAGAGTTCCGAATCCGATTTGTCTCAAGATGag GGTGGAAACAACGTTTTATATCAGGACAATCTTTTAGACGGTTTACCGATGTGGCTCGATAGATTATTCGAAGGGTTAACACatcgttattatataaattattggcCCGAGTTCACTGCCaagtaa
- the LOC140669306 gene encoding sorting nexin-25, producing MVSLVVICFMPLVVISLGIVTGWTCIQCCCLYVILTCSCLLVGPLIMIMINIALSPKHQTGSSSIKTITEMDACHNMLMKGYEPRSATSKKHMRYPVIFTRLVDGALQNLLDLVFQDFVGSWLNDLAFGSEQLINNMKQDIWGAIQSLHDRLSHVDHTKLVVCNIVNKLTFHFEKIRIAQAASSEGEDPVFILSAHLMSPVAELEYLRKISELYILFLLPRSYSLSPIKFLLREILTCKILKPAIDLITDPDYINQKILTYIDQQQLAEAMHRKTYEYAESFEDFIRMIKSTKDLEVLKHIRYNIVTEIMQATTIQNVKRAQGLDPENNTLGNSDAIRARKLKRYINQLTYAKNTCECHMQTLGWDGYPHQDTEICDAAEIAEGRILPLQAILDNVTGRRHLSQFLEQVASQGLIGYWAAVQELRAADRSNWHQLGAEIFYTYITTPTAEIKVDKNVRKRMEAFLLGDTGPSIFYEVQDSVVKTLQDKYYPSFLVSEQYKNMQEALLNERAEGLAEDHGIVDGTLSESSTLLVGERSNYARSKLDQLQEKLNNKMQALQALKSSLKPESKVLSILAKEVEWLQGEKRQLEAHLNHTEMWAEHLGRWRADVQNAEMPDNGDPPQFVLVVHMAEDEDNDESISSGWVVLRKLQDFQDLHKKLRQLCSDVKNLDLPSQPLKFFGKSDKSTLDKAKLQIQKYLNFVLEDERLNQSEALYAFLSPSSEHLKAVAPSPKKSRFSLSTLFKTSVGNELRDKEDEEDYSLLLDDSETGRTGTDNYLNAGKDAIAEPLYTLLGEIFDLRGVFRWLRRSLITFVQITYGRTINRQIRDIVAWVFSEPMLHYYIQLFVKSWWPNGQLVSETVLRTDEEKLKTRGEARRQFLNNVPEVLTNLVGAQSAQRGAIKVFDSLQNVNLNKQLFYDIFEVLMYEVFPELQNKQCSLTK from the exons ATGGTCTCCCTTGTTGTCATTTGCTTTATGCCACTAGTCGTTATAAGTTTGGGAATTGTTACAGGCTGGACCTGCATCCAGTGTTGTTGTCTTTATGTTATATTGACTTGTTCCTGTCTGCTTGTCGGCccattaattatgataatgatTAACATAGCCCTATCCCCCAAGCACCAGACTGGCTCTAGTTCCATTAAAACTATCACTGAGATGGATGCCTGCCATAATATGTTGatg AAAGGATACGAGCCCAGATCAGCTACCAGCAAGAAACATATGCGTTATCCTGTGATTTTTACTCGTTTGGTGGATGGTGCCTTGCAAAATCTTCTAGACCTAGTCTTTCAGGACTTTGTGGGTTCTTGGTTGAATGATCTGGCCTTTGGTTCTGAAcagttgataaataatatgaaacagGATATATGGGGCGCGATACAGAGCCTGCACGATCGTTTGTCACATGTTGATCATACTAAATTAGTGGTCTGTAATATAGTCAACAAGCTTACCTTTCACTTTGAAAAGATCAGGATAGCTCAAGCAGCTTC GTCGGAAGGAGAGGAtcctgtatttattttgtcggCACATCTGATGTCGCCTGTTGCTGAATTGGAGTATTTAAGGAAGATTAGTGAACTTTATATTCTGTTTTTGTTACCACGTAGTTACTCTCTTTCCCCAATCAAGTTTCTTTTAAGGGAAATTCTTACAtgcaaaa TACTGAAACCGGCGATAGATTTAATCACAGATCCCGATTACATCAATCAAAAGATCTTGACGTATATCGATCAACAACAACTCGCCGAAGCAATGCACAGAAAAACATATGAATACGCGGAATCTTTCGAGGACTTTATTCGTATGATCAAGAGCACTAAGGATTTAGAAGTCCTCAAACATATAAGATATAACATCGTTACCGAGATTATGCAAGCCACCACAATACAAAATGTTAAACGAGCTCAAGGTTTGGATCCCGAAAATAATACGCTCGGAAATTCCGATGCTATTCGAGCGAGAAAACTTAAGAGATACATCAACCAATTGACATACGCCAAGAACACGTGCGAGTGTCATATGCAAACGTTGGGATGGGACGGATATCCTCATCAg gATACAGAGATTTGCGATGCCGCTGAGATTGCGGAAGGCAGGATACTTCCGTTGCAGGCAATTCTGGATAATGTGACTGGCAGACGACATTTGTCTCAATTTTTAGAACAAGTCGCTAGTCAAGGATTAATCGGTTACTGGGCGGCGGTACAGGAATTACGCGCTGCAGATCGATCCAACTGGCATCAATTGGGagctgaaattttttatacttatatcacAACACCCACCGCCGAGATTAAAGTCGATAAAAATGTCCGAAAACGAATGGAGGCCTTTTTGTTGGGCGATACGGGACCTAGTATTTTTTATGAGGTTCAAGATAGTGTCGTCAAGACGCTTCAAGACAAGTATTATCCATCATTCCTCGTTAGCGagcaatataaaaacatgCAAGAAGCGTTACTCAATGAAAGAGCAGAGG GTTTAGCTGAAGATCATGGGATCGTTGATGGTACATTATCAGAATCTTCAACTTTGCTCGTTGGCGAGCGATCAAATTACGCTCGTAGCAAATTGGATCAACTGCAAGAAAAATTGAACAACAAGATGCAAGCTCTACAGGCGCTTAAATCCTCTCTCAAACCCGAGAGTAAAGTATTAAGCATATTGGCAAAAGAGGTCGAATGGTTGCAAGGCGAAAAACGGCAATTGGAGGCGCATTTAAATCATACGGAAATGTGGGCCGAACATTTAGGTCGTTGGAGAGCCGATGTGCAAAACGCAGAA ATGCCTGATAATGGGGATCCTCCGCAATTTGTATTGGTTGTTCATATGGCGGAAGATGAAGACAACGACGAGAGTATTTCCAGTGGGTGGGTGGTGTTGAGAAAACTGCAAGACTTTCAAGATCTTCATAAAAAACTACGTCAGTTATGTTCAGACGTTAAAAATCTGGACTTACCATCGCAACCTTTAAAGTTTTTCGGGAAATCTGATAAGAGTACTCTCGACAAAGCTAAATTgcagatacaaaaatatttaaat TTTGTCTTGGAGGATGAAAGACTTAATCAAAGCGAAGCTCTATACGCCTTTCTTAGTCCAAGTTCGGAGCATCTTAAGGCTGTGGCACCGTCTCCCAAGAAATCTCGCTTTTCTTTATCTACGTTATTTAAAAC ATCTGTCGGTAACGAGCTACGCGATAAAGAAGATGAAGAAGATTATTCATTGTTGTTGGACGATAGTGAGACAGGTCGTACCGGCACGGATAATTATCTAAATGCTGGCAAGGATGCAATTGCTGAGCCATTGTACACGCTTCTAGGAGAAATTTTCGATTTGCGAGGAGTATTTCGTTGGCTCAGACGATCTCTCATTACTTTCGTACAGATTACTTATGGACGTACTATAAATAG ACAAATCAGAGATATTGTCGCTTGGGTGTTTTCCGAGCCGATGCTTCATTATTACATACAATTGTTTGTGAAATCGTGGTGGCCGAATGGTCAACTTGTGTCCGAGACGGTTCTTCGCACTGACGAGGAGAAACTAAAAACGCGAGGCGAGGCACGCAGGCAATTTCTCAATAACGTACCTGAAGTATTAACGAATCTAGTAGGAGCGCAAAGTGCTCAACGCGGCGCGATTAAAGTTTTTGATTCCCTACAGAACGTGAATCTGAATAAACAGTTATTTTAC GATATATTTGAAGTATTAATGTACGAAGTATTTCCAGAATTGCAAAACAAACAATgttctttaacaaaataa